The Falsibacillus pallidus genome has a segment encoding these proteins:
- a CDS encoding small basic family protein, whose protein sequence is MWLPILGLLIGVILGLLTDIRIPDEYSNYLSIAVLAALDTLFGGIRAHLQNIYDDKVFVSGFFFNILLAASLAFLGVHLGVDLYLAAVFAFGVRLFQNIAVIRRIMISKWSANSQEKSEKS, encoded by the coding sequence ATGTGGCTTCCGATACTCGGGCTCCTCATAGGTGTTATATTGGGGCTGCTGACTGATATCCGCATACCTGATGAATACTCGAATTATTTATCCATTGCGGTCCTGGCAGCCCTGGATACCCTCTTCGGAGGAATCAGGGCCCATTTGCAAAATATATATGATGACAAAGTTTTTGTCTCTGGATTCTTTTTTAACATTTTGCTGGCTGCAAGTTTAGCTTTTCTAGGGGTTCATCTTGGTGTAGACTTGTATTTAGCTGCTGTTTTTGCCTTTGGAGTGCGTTTGTTCCAGAACATTGCAGTCATCCGGAGAATCATGATCAGTAAATGGTCAGCGAATTCTCAAGAAAAATCAGAAAAAAGTTGA
- a CDS encoding DUF881 domain-containing protein, translated as MLAIQFQTVKKPVIRDTRDIWELREAQLKEKETQSKLISEIRSNEEKLDKYETKKKGSKEEALRETLDELKKEAGLTEAEGPGIVLTIEPVYEEMLLGKTVKSVSPDLLKRLVNELNMYDALYISIDGQRIINNSVIRDINGETKVNGYAIHSVPIEVKVIAKDWDTAQKLYNRMSVSKSADDFFIDDLRVNISKPNKDISIPAYQDILRIRYMEPVKEKGEK; from the coding sequence ATGCTGGCCATCCAATTCCAGACAGTCAAAAAGCCTGTAATCAGGGATACAAGGGATATATGGGAGTTAAGGGAAGCCCAGTTAAAGGAAAAAGAAACTCAATCCAAATTGATCAGTGAAATCAGGTCCAACGAAGAAAAGCTGGACAAGTATGAAACAAAGAAAAAAGGAAGCAAAGAAGAAGCCCTCCGCGAAACGCTTGACGAATTAAAGAAAGAAGCAGGGTTGACAGAAGCAGAAGGTCCTGGGATCGTACTGACCATTGAGCCGGTATACGAAGAAATGCTCTTGGGTAAAACGGTTAAATCCGTTTCGCCGGATTTGCTGAAAAGGCTGGTCAATGAGCTGAATATGTACGATGCTTTATACATATCAATCGATGGACAGCGAATCATCAATAATTCTGTCATAAGGGACATCAATGGTGAAACAAAGGTAAATGGATATGCCATACATTCGGTTCCCATTGAAGTCAAAGTAATCGCCAAGGATTGGGATACTGCCCAAAAATTATATAATCGAATGAGTGTTTCCAAGTCGGCAGATGATTTCTTCATAGATGACTTAAGGGTCAATATTTCAAAACCGAACAAGGATATTAGCATCCCTGCCTATCAAGATATTTTAAGGATTCGCTATATGGAGCCTGTTAAAGAAAAAGGAGAGAAATAA